Genomic window (candidate division WOR-3 bacterium):
GCGCCGACGATAATCGAGACTATCCCGAATCCGACGAGCATGTTGAACAATCCCGGTGCATTGATGCGATTCAGCCCGAAAACGTTGAACACCACCCGGCTCATCGCATACACGCCGACGACCTTGCTGAACACACCCGCCAGCACCGCGGCAACCGGCGCGGGTGCGGACAGGTACGCGTCTGGCATCCAGGAATGGAACGGTACCATCGCCATCTTGATGGCAAATCCGACAAGCATCGTGGCCAGGACAAACCAGTAGAAAGGCGTCCGGGTCAGGCTTTCGAGCACCCGGGACATGTCGGCCATGTTCAGGGTCGAGGCCCGGGCATAGAGCAGCGCAATCGAAAAAAGGATGACAAGGCTGCCAATCTCGGCCATGACCATGTACTTGAACCCGGCCTCGGTCTCACCCGCACCTGTTCCGAACGCCACCAGCGCATAGGACGATATTGCCGAAATCTCGATGAACACAAACATGTTGAACATGTCGCCCGAAATTGCCACGCCGTTCATTCCGACAAGCATCAGCATGAACAGGGTGTAGTACTTCCAGCGACCCGTGAACTGGTCAAGATAACGCAGGGAGAAAAGCAGTGCCGGGAACCCAACCAGGTTCGCCACAAGCACAACGAGCGCGGTCAGGGAATCGTAAACGAGCACGATACCGAACTGCTGCGGCCAGTTGCCCATCCGATATACCAGCCCCGGCGCCCCTGATGAAAGCAGCACCAGACCGTACACCGACAGGCCAACGAGCAATGCACCAACTAGGTTACCGATGAGGTCCGCAAATCCCTTCCACACCCGGGAAAGCAGGGGTATCAGGAAGGCACCGGCCAGTGGCAGCACCACGAAAAGTGGAACGAATCGCTCGTACATCATATCACCCGCGCAGCCGTCTGATCTCGGTAATGTCGAACGTCTTGTACTTCTCGTAGATTCTCATCGCCAGCGCAAGCATCAGCGCCGTCGTCGCCAAGCCGATGACAATCGCCGTCAGGACCAGCGCCTGAGGTAGCGGGTCAACAAAGTTCTTGCGCATTGCGAGCCCGGTCACAATCGGCGCAATCGCACCCTGCTTGAACCCAACAAGGGCGAAAAACAGGTTTATCGAGTACTCCATCAGGCTGAACCCGATTATCATCTTGATGAGATTCCGCTTCAGTACGACCGCGTACAACCCCACCAGAAAGAGCAGCACGCAAGCCAGGTATGGAATCATCACTTACGTCCTTTCAGTCCTGTCCATCCGGCCATCTGGTTCCCACGACCGGTTGGACCGTGATGCTTGCGAATCGGTCATTTCCGGTTACTCCTCCATCACAAACCGCGAAGCACCAAGCGCCAGGAAGATCGCGAACAACCCGGCTCCGACCTTGATGCCGATGGCGATGTTGGCTAAAGGAATCGTGCCCGCGCTCACCAGCGAAAGCGGCCGACCGACCCAGAACCAGACGTTGTTCAGGAACGACACGCCGGCCAGATACCCCGCAAGACCGATGGATATGAACATAAGTCCGCCGACACTCTCGAATATTGAGGAGAAAGTGTAGCGATGCTGCTCAACGTTCTCGACCGAGCCGAAGGCAAGCGAAACGAGGATAAAGGAACCAGCAACCAAGACTCCACCGGCAAAACCTCCGCCCGGGGTCAGATGCCCGTGCAGAACGATGTACCAGCCATAGAGGAATAGCATTCCGGAAACCAGCCGCGCAATCGTCTGGACAATAGCCGACATGCCGCGGCGCTCCGGTTGTCCAGTTCCTGCCATCTCTCGTTCTTCCGGCCGCTCCATCTCAGTCAACCTCGTCTTCCGTGTGGTCGCGGCGACCGAACCGGCGTACCACGGTCAGGACTCCGACCACGGCAGTGAATAGCACGACCGCCTCACCCAGCGTATCATAGGCCCGGTAGTCAAGAATTATCGCTGCCACAACGTTAGCCGCGCCGGTCTGCTTGAGACCGGCATCAATATACGCCGAAGCCACACTCATCAGCGGCGAACCGAACACCGGCAGCTCGCGCAACACCACGGATAATAGACCGGCAAAAACGACTGCAAATACGCCGAAGATAGCCGCCGGCACAATCATGTCCGCACCAAAAGCCTTGCCCACGGTCGTATCCTCGTGTGTTGTTCTGAGAATGACCGCGGCAAAGAACACAACTGACAGAATCTCGACCACGATTTGCACGATGGCCAAGTCCGGCGCCTGCACGAGGATGAATATCACCGCGACACTGAAGCCGACCAAACCCATTGCCACCGCCGCAGCCAAAAGGTCGCGCACCTGGATCGCCACAACCGCGGCCGCAAGCATTGCAACGAGTAGCACGTATAGTTCAATCATCGTTCACACTATCAGTATAATCGAGTAGAACAGCACCGCACCCAGGAGCACAAGCGCTAGGTAAATCGGCAGCTCGCCCAGCATCAGTCGACCTAGTCCCGCGCCGGCCCGGACAAGCAGCGAACTTATATAATGATAGAACAATTCGAGCGCAGCATCAATCGCCCGCCTGAAAACAACACCCACTGCCTGGAGCAAACCCACAACCCAGTTGTACAGGTCAAACGCACCAGTCTCACCAAAGCGCAGAAGGTCACCCAGGACCGGCATCTGCTTGACCGGCGAATAGAATGCAGTTCCCGGCACCCGGCTTGCCTCTTCGTCGGCTATCTTCTCGCCACCGACAAACGTCGCTCCCTCCACCGGCCGACGGACCGTACCCAGAAGGTAAATCACCAAGCCGATGCCAAGTGCCACCAAGATAAGCAGAGTGGTCAGCACTGGTTGCCAGATTCCGAAAGGCTCGACTGCAAAGGGCAGCGCCGGGTAGATTAGCCCGCGCAATGGCAACTGATAAGCGAATATCCCGAACACAATGCACAAGAGCGCCAGTATCACTGTCGGCAGCCACATTGTGAAACTGCCTTCCCGAACCCGGGCGAGGTTCTGAGGTCGCTGGCCAAGGAACACCGCGTGCAAAAGTTTGAGAAAAGATGCCAGGGTCAATACGCTACCGAGCATTGCCGCCACAAGGAAGACCGGGTAGAGTCGGCTCCCCTCGCGCGCGAGGTCAATAATTCCTTGATATACCATCCATTTGGATACGAAGCCGTTCAGCGGCGGCACACCGGCAATCGCCAGCGCACACACAAGGAACGAGAAGAAGGTCAAAGGCATCTGCCTAGTCAGCCCGCCCAGCTTCTCAATCTCGTCGTTCTTTGTCCAGTACTCGACCGACCCCGCCGCAAGGAACAAGCCCGACTTGTAGGTGGCGTGGTTGAGCATATGGAACAGGCCGCCGGCAACACCAACCGGCGTGCCAGTGCCGATGCCCAGCACCATGTACCCGACCTGGGACACGGCGTGAAAAGAAAGCAGCCGCATCACCCGTTTCTGTACCAGCGCCATCATCACCGCAGCCAGTACTGTCAGCGCACCAATTCCCATCATCACGTTGCGCAGAACCATGTTGGTCGAGATGTTGAACATATAGACCGAGATCCGGGTGAGCAGGTAGATGCCGAGCAACTTGTCGAGTGAGGCCGGAATGAACGCCATGACCGTGGCCGGCGAACTCTCCGAGGCCTGCGGTATCCAGGTGTGCAGCGGCATCGAGCCAGCCTTGGCCAGGGCACCGGTTGCAATCAGTACAAAGGCTGCAATGTTCGCCGGGTCGGTAAGGCCCATCGGCGCACGCGGGGCAAGGTCGGTCCAGCCGCTACCCGCAAGCAGAATCCCGATTCCGAGCAGCATCGCAAAGTCTGATAACCCGACTACGACCAGTGCCTTGCGCGCCGCTTTCTCCGCACCAGCGTCGCCGACCAGCAGCAGGCCGTAAAGAATCACCAGCAGCACTCCCCAGAAGAAAAGCAACGTCACAAGGTTTGCCGCCAGAAGCACGCCGTTCGAGCAGGCCAGCGCCACCAGCAGATAGAAGTAGTAGCCCCTCGTACCGTGCCAGGTTTTCATGTAGCGGAACGAGAAAAGCACAATGAGTACCCCGAATACCGCCACGAACACCAGGATGAAGCCAGACAGCGGATCGAGCCGGAACGATACTGGGAAGAGGGCGGTTTCAAACCACTGGTAGATGACCGTGTCGTGCCGCGAGCGCAAGAAGAGTCTGAGCGCAAAGTAAAGATTCAGCATCGTGCCGACAAAGCTGAACTCATTACGCAACCGGCCAACAAGATACCCAGCGAGCCCGAACGCAGCTGGTACGAGCAGCATTACAAAGAAGGGATGCATCAGGAAATCCTCTCCTCCGCGAGCGTACGACGCCCACAATCAGGAACAATACCGGTAACCCCTCCGAACAGCTCTCCGGCCTTCCGACTCTCCGGCTTTCTGGCTTTCTGGCTTTCTGACCTTCTGGCTCTCCGGCTTTCCGGCTTTCCGCCTCTCCTCATAATAGGCTCCCCGCGATACTCTGTTCGACCCACCGGCCGAAAATGGGGAAAAGAACCCCAAACGCAACCGACACGACTGCGAAGACCGCAACCACCGCCGTCAATAGCGGGTATTCCCGGCCGACAATTCCAGGTTTCGGCTCGCCGGTGAAAATCCGGTACAGTCTGAGCATGTAGAGCACGGTCATGACTGCTGCAGCCAGTGCACCGACTGCGATGATGAGATTTGCCTGCAGTGCGGCCACGACAACGTACAGCTTGCCGAAGAAGCCAAAAAGTGGCGGCAACCCGACAATTGACAGCGCCAGCAGCGCCACCGAAACTGCGGTAACCGGCATCGTGTTCGACACTCCGGACAACTCGTCAATGTTGCGCTTGTGGGTTGCCCGCTCCACTTCACCCACTGCCAAAAACAGTCCGGCCTTGGCCAGCGCGTGCGCTGCCAGGTACACGACCGCCGCAAACAACCCCAGCCCGGGCGCTAAGGCAAGTCCGATAAAGACATACCCGAGCTGGCTGACCGTGGAAAGGGCCAGGACACGCTTGTAGTCCTTTTCCCACAGGGCATTGCCCGCGGCCACAAGCGAACCGGCCAGCCCGAGCCCAGCAACGAGCAATGGCCACCACGCCGGCAGTTGCATGTTTCCCTGTACGAATATACGGAAGTACGCAACCAGTCCAATCTTGGCGACGACTCCGGACAAAACAGCACTCATCGGCGATGGTGCCGCAGTGTGCGCATCGGGGAGCCAAACGTAGAACGGCATGCTCGCCGACTTGGTCAGCATACCAGCCAGAATCAAGAGTGCGGAAAGGATGCTCCACGTACCACCTGGCAGATAGGTGATAGCCAGGGTGTATTGCTCGACGAATACCATCGCGAATCCTACGAGCATCAGCACCGAGCCAGAAAAGGTCAAAAGGACCGTCTTCTGAGCGAACTTGACTTCCTTCTCCCCACGATAGAACGCTACCAGCCGCCAGGTCGCAATCCCGGCAATCTCCCAGAAGAGATAGATTACGAGCAGGTTCTGCGACAGGCAAAGCCCCACGAGCGCACCCAGCATAATAAGCAGGAAGCTATAGTACTCATGCTGGAACTCATACCAACGCATGTAGTAGAGCGAGTAAATTGTAACTAGAAGCCACACAAGTCCGAACACTGCGGCAAACAGAAGCCCGACGCCATCCACCAGAAACACCGGTGCTGTCTGAACCTTGAGCAGACCAAAGTACCACAGGTTATGCGACCCAGTCCCAGCCAGAAGCCACAGCACGGCAATGCAGCCCATGACCGCAACCGTGCTAAGCATGGCCAGCAGGTTGCGCAGCCAGACCGGCATTCGACGGGCAACGAGAATCAGGAGCCCAATTACTATCGGCCCGAGAATCGCTCCAGCAACAAGCCCGCTCATCGCCGCATCTTCTCCCGTATCTGCTCGGTCTTCTGCCATGACAACCTTAGCAGATCTTGCCAAGTGTACTTCTGCCTGCCATCCTCGAATGCAGCCATGCGCTCAGTACAGCAGTAGCACGGGTCAACCGCAGCCAGGGTCAGGGCCGCATCCGCAATCGAGCCATCCCGCACTGCCACCACGTTCGAGGCGATGTTCATGTAACTGGGCGCTCTGACCTTGTGCCGCAGGGGTCGGTTCGAGCCGTCCGAGCGGATGTAGTGGAACACCTCGCCCCGCGGCGCTTCGGTCCGTCCGCAACCCTCACCCGGCGGGATTTCCTCAATCCGGGTCTGAATTGGGCCATCCGGCAGGTTCTCCAGGCACTGTCGCACAATCTTCACTGATTCGAATATCTCAAGCAACCTTACTCTGGCCTTGGCGAACACGTCGCCTTCCTCGGCGACGACCACATCCCATCTAACCTCATCGTACGCACAATGCGGGTCGTCGTGCCGCACATCCCAGGGCACGCCGGACCCGCGCGCTGTCGGCCCGACTGTCGAGTAGGCAATCGCATCCGACTTTTTCAAGATGCCCACGCCTTCCAGCCGACTGCGGATGACCGGGTCGTCAAGCACGGCCTTGGTCAGCATCATCGTCTTCTTCTCAACCAGGTCAAGCGCTGCGAGTATTTCGGGGACCTGCTCCTTGCTTATGTCCCGCCTGACCCCGCCCGGCTTGTTGGCTGCGTAGTGGTTTCGGTTCCCGGTGATCATCTCGAACACCGCAAGAATGTCCTCACGGTATCGCCAAGCCCACATCCACACCGTGTTGTACCCGATGAAGTGACCGGCCAAACCTACCCACAAGAGGTGCGAGTGAATCCTTTCAAGCTCGTGAATGATGCTTCGGATGTAGTTCGCCCGGGGCGGAGGCTTCACGCCCGCGCAGTCTTCGATCGCAAGAACACACGCCAGGGGGTGCGAGTTCGAACAGATGCCGCAAATCCGCTCGACCAGGAACGGAATCTGGTCATAGGTCAGTTCCGGCGAGATGAACTCGTGTCCGCGGTGGTTGTAGCCAAGGTGAATCTCAAGGTCCACAACCTTCTCACCCTCGACCACGAGCTTGAAGAACTCCGGTTCTTCCTGCAGAGGATGGAACGGCCCAATCGGCACTATCCGCCGGCTATTATCGGCCATGGGCTTCTGCCCTCCGTTCGTAATCTCTGCGCAACGGGTGCTTATTCGGGTCCCAGTCGGTGTCTGAAGTCAATAGCGGCTCCATGTTCGGATGGCCGGGAAACTCGATACCAAGCAGCTCGTGCATCTCCCGCTCAATCCAGTTGCACGCCGGGAACCACCCTGCCTGCGAATCAAGTCTTGGGTCGTCTTTCGGTACCACTACCTTGAGGTTATACAGGGTGCCGGTTGAGTCCTCAGAGAAGTGGTACAGCACCTCGAACCCTTCGCGCGTGTCCAGGCCGGTGCAGATCGAAAGTCTCATGCCACGCTCTTCGTGCAGGAACCGGCACGCCTCGGTCAATCGCTCTCGCGGAATCGAAAGATACAGCCGTCTCGGATTGTGCTCGTACACCTCTACCTCAGGAAACCGCTTACAGAACTCATCAAGCGCCGGCCGCGGGCTCTGATGTGTCTGGCCGCTCATCTCCCCTCCCCGCTAACCCTGTGCCTTGAGCAGAGCGGAGCCACTCCATTTCCGGCTACTCCCTTCCTGGCTCTTGTCCTCATAGCTTGCTCAGCGCCTTGACCACGCCAAGTATCATCGCCTCTGGCTTGGGCGGGCAACCGGGAATGTAGGCGTGCATCGGCAGATACTTGTCGTATGGTCCCATCGCGTTGTACGAGTGCATGAAAATGTGATTATTGCAGGTGCAAGTACCAATGCCGATGACTAGGCACGGCTTTGCCGCCTGCTCATAAACTTCCATAACCCGGGGCAGTGACTTCCGGTTCAGCACTCCGGTCACAAGCAGAGCGTCGGCGTGCCGCGGCGAGCCGACAAGGACGATTCCGAACCGCTCGACATCATAGCGCGGGGTCAACAGCTCCAGTATCTCGATGTCGCAGTTGTTGCACGAAGCCGCCGCCACGTGGTAGACCCACGGCGACTTCTTCAGACCCCAGAGTCCGAGCTTGCTCATAGTCTCAAGAATGCCAGAATGACCGCGATTATACCGAAACTGCCAAGGAAAAACCAGAAGAATCTCAGCGCCTGGTCAACCCGTAGTCTCGGGTTGGTGTTACGCATAAGGATAAGCAACACGACAATTGCCAATGCTTTAGGAATCGCCCACCAGTCCGCCAGTCCACCCCAGAGTACGGTGACTAAGAACAATGGCAGGAGGAAGAACATCATCGCCCGGGTCAGCCGGAATATCGCCAGGGCCGCACCCGAGTACTCGCAGTACACTCCGCTCATTATCTCCTGTTCGGCCTCGGCCATGTCAAAGGGCACGTTGCCGAGCTTCGCCTGAATCGTCACCAGCACAATCAGCCCGGCAATCACTCCGGAAACAGAATACAGAAACGGTCCGGAAACCTGCTGCGCCGCAATGATATCCCCGAGTCGGATCGCACCGCCTGACTTCACAATTGGCACGACCAGGGCCAGAAGAAACGGCAGCTCGTATCCGAAATACAGCGTCATCTCCCGCGACGCACCAACCGCCGCAAGCGGGTTGCGGCTGGCCGAAGCGCCAAGAATCAACCCAAGCGGGGGCAGCGCAAAAAGGTAAACAAGGACAATGAGGTCGCCGACAAACGACCCCTGAAGATGGAAGTTCACATAGAACAGGAGTACCGAGGTGATGCACATTGCCGCAAAGCCCAATAGCGGCGCCAAGAGGAATACGCTGGCCGCCGCACCCTTGGGCACAATCGTCTGTTTGAGTAGGAGCTTGGCCAGATCAGCAAAGGGCTGGTAGAATGGCGGGCCTTTTCGCCACTGGACTCGGGCACTCACGAACCGGTCAACCCAGGTCAGCACCAGACCGACAACGACACTGAAAAGGAAACCAGGAAATACCAGGAACCGAAACGCCAGACCCCACCCGTTCCAGAGTCCGCTCATGCGACCCTCCGCTCAGAGGTCAGCGCGGGCCAGCGTCCCAGGCTCCGGTCGGTTGTCGGCAGTCGTCCGGCCGTCATGGCCGCCTCCAGTGGCCGTGCCGGCCGGCAAATCCGACCCCAACCACAGTCTCGGCAACTTCCTTCTCCTCAACAAAGGTCAATGCGCCGGTCGGGCAGGTAGCAACACAGCGCGGGCCTTCTGGTCGGTCCGCGCACAGGCTGCACTTCTGGGCGATACGGCGCAGCATGCTGGTATCAATTACTCCAAACGGGCAGGCCAACGCACAGGAACGGCACCCCACGCAGTGGAACGAGGCCTGCTGGACCACACCGTTTTCTGTCTTGACGATAACTTCAAACGGGCACGCCGCCGCACAGAGCGGCTCGGCACAGTGCCGACAGCTCATCGGCAGCAGAACCGTCTCGTTTACCTCGGCGTAGCGGACCCTCGCCTCACCGGCAAACCGGCTCCGGCACGCAGCCTCACAAGCATGGCAGCCAATGCAGTAGTCAAGACGAAGAAACAGTCGCTTTGCCACTATGCTTCCTTCATCGCCTCAAGCGCAAGCTTCTTCGACCGGCCGACCTTCTCGAGTCGCGCGGCAACCGGTGGAATTTCGGTTTCGGATGTTACCGGGTCGGTCAGGAGCGGAAACAGTGCCCGGTTCTTGTGCGCATTCACGCCAATGGCTGCGACCCCGGCTGGCACCGCCTGGCTCAAGCGCACCCGGCACTCAATCGAACCGGTGCCGGTCGTTACCCGAACCTGCTCATCGTCGGCCAGCCCGAACCGCCGCGCGTCTTGCGGGCTGAGCGCAATATCGTCTTCCTCGGTAAAGAATCCGCCGATGCCGAAAGCCGCCTTTTCACCAACCAGTAGCAGTTCATCTTCAGCCTTCTGCTCTTCCTCGCCGTCGGCGTAGCGATTGCCGAGCTTTGCAACTTCGGTCGCAGTGAACACCGTTGACGGCTTACACTCGGACCCAGCCTGAGCCGCAACCTTCGGGTCAAAGCCCAGCTGCTCTATTATCCAGCCGACCAGCTTGGTACCACTGTACGGTGCGGCAAGCGGATGACGCTCAAACTCACCCCAGTATCCCCGTCCCCGGGATTCCTTTTCAAGTTCGCTCGGCACCGGCAGCACAAGACCAGGCAGCGGTTCGGCCGGCCGGAAAATGCTTGTTACCGCCCGGAACTCGACCTTGGCGACCTCCGGGAACAGGGCCGGATAGCTGTACGGGTGCATTCCGCCGAACCAGAGCACCAGCCTGACCCTGGCCTCGGCACATGCCTGCCTGAACTCTGAGAACTTGATCGGAGCCAGGGGCATGAGCGCTTCGCCAAACCCTGTGAACGGCGAATCGAGCTTGGCCGCGACCAATTGCGCAGCAAGGCTCACCAGTACCGGATGCTTGACCCGGCCCGGATGCATGGCACAGCCAACAAACCGGGTCGGCCCCGCAACCAGCGTCTTTGCCGCCTGTTCCAGCTCGACCCGATGAACACCGGCCAACTCGCTGTAGCGTTCCGGGTCAATACCCGCAGTCTTACCCAGCAATCCGGCCAAGGCCAGCAGTGCGAACCCCTCGGTCCCAGGCCTGACCTGAATGAACTGGTGGGCAAAACCGGCCTGGCGGGTTCGGAAAGAATCAATCACTACAAGCCGGTGCTTGCGGTCCTGGTACCGGGCTTCTGTCAATGGCCCGGCCGCCACCGGTGATGTCGAGAATACGTCGCCAACAAGCAACATGGCCGAAACCGACTGTACCTGTTCCAGTTTCGCGTCCTTCGTCTTTTCCAGCCGGTAGTTGAAACAGTTGTCCGGCTCAACATAACCACAGACCAGGTTCTTCGTGCCGAGCGTACGAGCAAGCCCGCAGACCAGCCGGGTCTCATCCAGGCCAAGGCCGCGAGTGTAAACAACCGCGGTCTGTTCCGGACCCGCATTCGCAATCCAAGCCCTAATCGTCGCAATTGCCTCAGGCCAAGTAATCTCCCGGCCATCAAGCAGCGGATATGCCAGGCGCTTTGGATGGTCAAGCACGATGCTTGCGCTGTTACCCCGCGGGCACAGCCGGCCACGGTTCACTCTGGCGTCCGCAACGTACTCCATCCGGTACTGGTAGTGGTGGCTGACCCCGGACTCACAGCCGTTGCGACAGAACGGGCATGTCGTCCGCTTTACCGTCACACTACTTCCTCTGTTGTCCTTACCATGATCCTAGACAAACGGATCCGGGATGTCCTTTATCTGATCCCAGGTCAAGACCGGACCGTCCTTGCAGGTAAAGTATGGGCCGAGTTTGCAGTGCCCGCACTGACCCAGGCCGCACGACATGTTCATCTCCATCGAGAGATACACGTTCCGGCCGTCAAAGCCAGCTTCGAGCAGCCGCCGGGTCACAAACTTCATCATTATCGGCGGCCCGCACACGACTGCAATACTTGTCTTCTCATCACACGGAATCTCGTCCATGAGACAGGTGACAACACCGACCTTCTTCATCCACTTTTCGTCTGCGGCATCCACTGACAGCTCAACGTCAACCTTGTCCATTTTCTCCCATTTCGGGATAAGCCGCTTATAAACGATGTCAGCCGGTGTCCGCGCGCCGTAACGCAGGTAAATCCGCTTGTACTTGTGAATCTCATGCGTCAGAGCCAGAAACAGCGCTCGCAGCGGTGCCAGACCCACACCGCCGCCGACAATATATATATCCCGGCCCTCAAACTTCTCCAACGGATAGCGCTGGCCGTACGGTCCCCTGATGCCGACAAAGTCCCCGGGCCCGAGCTTGAAGAGCGCACTTGTTGCCCGGCCGACCTTCATTATCGTCATCTCAAGCGTTTCGCGCTCGAAGTGCGAGGAAGAGGGCGTGAATGGCGCTTCACCATGACCCGGTATCGTCAGCTCGACAAACTGCCCGGCCAGAAACGGCACCTCTTGCTCCGGCTTCAGCACGAAGGTCCTGATATTCGGAGTCTCTTCAATTACCTCGAGAATCTCGGCACTTATCGGCTGATAGATATTGGCCACGCTACGCCTCGAGCACTGCCTTACGCACGTCAATCTTGCCCATGCACGCCCGGATACACCGGCCGCAGCCTGAGCACGCATACATCCCCTGCCAGGTCTTGAAATGAGAAAACTTGCAGTAGAACCGATTGAAAAAGCGCTTATGGAACTCCGAGCGCGGATTTGCG
Coding sequences:
- a CDS encoding complex I subunit 1 family protein, producing MSGLWNGWGLAFRFLVFPGFLFSVVVGLVLTWVDRFVSARVQWRKGPPFYQPFADLAKLLLKQTIVPKGAAASVFLLAPLLGFAAMCITSVLLFYVNFHLQGSFVGDLIVLVYLFALPPLGLILGASASRNPLAAVGASREMTLYFGYELPFLLALVVPIVKSGGAIRLGDIIAAQQVSGPFLYSVSGVIAGLIVLVTIQAKLGNVPFDMAEAEQEIMSGVYCEYSGAALAIFRLTRAMMFFLLPLFLVTVLWGGLADWWAIPKALAIVVLLILMRNTNPRLRVDQALRFFWFFLGSFGIIAVILAFLRL
- the nuoB gene encoding NADH-quinone oxidoreductase subunit NuoB; protein product: MSKLGLWGLKKSPWVYHVAAASCNNCDIEILELLTPRYDVERFGIVLVGSPRHADALLVTGVLNRKSLPRVMEVYEQAAKPCLVIGIGTCTCNNHIFMHSYNAMGPYDKYLPMHAYIPGCPPKPEAMILGVVKALSKL
- a CDS encoding complex I subunit 5 family protein, which codes for MARSAKVVMAEDRADTGEDAAMSGLVAGAILGPIVIGLLILVARRMPVWLRNLLAMLSTVAVMGCIAVLWLLAGTGSHNLWYFGLLKVQTAPVFLVDGVGLLFAAVFGLVWLLVTIYSLYYMRWYEFQHEYYSFLLIMLGALVGLCLSQNLLVIYLFWEIAGIATWRLVAFYRGEKEVKFAQKTVLLTFSGSVLMLVGFAMVFVEQYTLAITYLPGGTWSILSALLILAGMLTKSASMPFYVWLPDAHTAAPSPMSAVLSGVVAKIGLVAYFRIFVQGNMQLPAWWPLLVAGLGLAGSLVAAGNALWEKDYKRVLALSTVSQLGYVFIGLALAPGLGLFAAVVYLAAHALAKAGLFLAVGEVERATHKRNIDELSGVSNTMPVTAVSVALLALSIVGLPPLFGFFGKLYVVVAALQANLIIAVGALAAAVMTVLYMLRLYRIFTGEPKPGIVGREYPLLTAVVAVFAVVSVAFGVLFPIFGRWVEQSIAGSLL
- the mbhE gene encoding hydrogen gas-evolving membrane-bound hydrogenase subunit E: MIELYVLLVAMLAAAVVAIQVRDLLAAAVAMGLVGFSVAVIFILVQAPDLAIVQIVVEILSVVFFAAVILRTTHEDTTVGKAFGADMIVPAAIFGVFAVVFAGLLSVVLRELPVFGSPLMSVASAYIDAGLKQTGAANVVAAIILDYRAYDTLGEAVVLFTAVVGVLTVVRRFGRRDHTEDEVD
- a CDS encoding proton-conducting transporter membrane subunit — its product is MMYERFVPLFVVLPLAGAFLIPLLSRVWKGFADLIGNLVGALLVGLSVYGLVLLSSGAPGLVYRMGNWPQQFGIVLVYDSLTALVVLVANLVGFPALLFSLRYLDQFTGRWKYYTLFMLMLVGMNGVAISGDMFNMFVFIEISAISSYALVAFGTGAGETEAGFKYMVMAEIGSLVILFSIALLYARASTLNMADMSRVLESLTRTPFYWFVLATMLVGFAIKMAMVPFHSWMPDAYLSAPAPVAAVLAGVFSKVVGVYAMSRVVFNVFGLNRINAPGLFNMLVGFGIVSIIVGALLALNQSNYKRLLAYSSIGQVGYILLGLGIGNYWGVVGALFHVLSHALAKGLLFLASRSIELQTGTRDINKLSGLEKAMPVTTWSYIVGALSLAGVPPFAGFFSKLFIILGAVAAKLYWMAVLAALFSVVTLGYLLKVINRMFHQPGTVATEPVRESPRLILLALFILVGLAIAFGVGFKPILDWVVAPAASVLFHGLGYAKLVLGG
- a CDS encoding NADH-quinone oxidoreductase subunit K produces the protein MIPYLACVLLFLVGLYAVVLKRNLIKMIIGFSLMEYSINLFFALVGFKQGAIAPIVTGLAMRKNFVDPLPQALVLTAIVIGLATTALMLALAMRIYEKYKTFDITEIRRLRG
- a CDS encoding NADH-quinone oxidoreductase subunit C codes for the protein MSGQTHQSPRPALDEFCKRFPEVEVYEHNPRRLYLSIPRERLTEACRFLHEERGMRLSICTGLDTREGFEVLYHFSEDSTGTLYNLKVVVPKDDPRLDSQAGWFPACNWIEREMHELLGIEFPGHPNMEPLLTSDTDWDPNKHPLRRDYERRAEAHGR
- a CDS encoding nickel-dependent hydrogenase large subunit, producing MADNSRRIVPIGPFHPLQEEPEFFKLVVEGEKVVDLEIHLGYNHRGHEFISPELTYDQIPFLVERICGICSNSHPLACVLAIEDCAGVKPPPRANYIRSIIHELERIHSHLLWVGLAGHFIGYNTVWMWAWRYREDILAVFEMITGNRNHYAANKPGGVRRDISKEQVPEILAALDLVEKKTMMLTKAVLDDPVIRSRLEGVGILKKSDAIAYSTVGPTARGSGVPWDVRHDDPHCAYDEVRWDVVVAEEGDVFAKARVRLLEIFESVKIVRQCLENLPDGPIQTRIEEIPPGEGCGRTEAPRGEVFHYIRSDGSNRPLRHKVRAPSYMNIASNVVAVRDGSIADAALTLAAVDPCYCCTERMAAFEDGRQKYTWQDLLRLSWQKTEQIREKMRR
- a CDS encoding MnhB domain-containing protein, which produces MAGTGQPERRGMSAIVQTIARLVSGMLFLYGWYIVLHGHLTPGGGFAGGVLVAGSFILVSLAFGSVENVEQHRYTFSSIFESVGGLMFISIGLAGYLAGVSFLNNVWFWVGRPLSLVSAGTIPLANIAIGIKVGAGLFAIFLALGASRFVMEE
- a CDS encoding proton-conducting transporter membrane subunit — translated: MHPFFVMLLVPAAFGLAGYLVGRLRNEFSFVGTMLNLYFALRLFLRSRHDTVIYQWFETALFPVSFRLDPLSGFILVFVAVFGVLIVLFSFRYMKTWHGTRGYYFYLLVALACSNGVLLAANLVTLLFFWGVLLVILYGLLLVGDAGAEKAARKALVVVGLSDFAMLLGIGILLAGSGWTDLAPRAPMGLTDPANIAAFVLIATGALAKAGSMPLHTWIPQASESSPATVMAFIPASLDKLLGIYLLTRISVYMFNISTNMVLRNVMMGIGALTVLAAVMMALVQKRVMRLLSFHAVSQVGYMVLGIGTGTPVGVAGGLFHMLNHATYKSGLFLAAGSVEYWTKNDEIEKLGGLTRQMPLTFFSFLVCALAIAGVPPLNGFVSKWMVYQGIIDLAREGSRLYPVFLVAAMLGSVLTLASFLKLLHAVFLGQRPQNLARVREGSFTMWLPTVILALLCIVFGIFAYQLPLRGLIYPALPFAVEPFGIWQPVLTTLLILVALGIGLVIYLLGTVRRPVEGATFVGGEKIADEEASRVPGTAFYSPVKQMPVLGDLLRFGETGAFDLYNWVVGLLQAVGVVFRRAIDAALELFYHYISSLLVRAGAGLGRLMLGELPIYLALVLLGAVLFYSIILIV